The following are encoded together in the Streptomyces rapamycinicus NRRL 5491 genome:
- a CDS encoding tyrosine-type recombinase/integrase, giving the protein MTLHDLRHLAATLSITAGTPLTVVSKTLRHSTLSTTANLYSHLTQQAAHDAVDAIDTSLPQADPTADSHPHWPAWLRPHRDHSNRPRTRLTLPYSTAPAASSPSASTPQGAHATTMRPPPRTTRRRPPSHLWKNGIRPAKTLVGTTGFEPATP; this is encoded by the coding sequence ATCACCCTGCACGACCTGCGACACCTCGCCGCCACCCTGTCCATCACCGCGGGCACCCCGCTCACCGTCGTCTCCAAAACCCTGCGGCACTCCACCCTCTCCACCACCGCCAACCTCTACAGCCACCTCACCCAGCAAGCCGCCCACGACGCCGTGGACGCCATCGACACCTCACTGCCCCAAGCCGACCCCACCGCCGATAGCCATCCACACTGGCCAGCCTGGCTGCGACCACACCGCGACCACTCGAACAGGCCCCGGACACGCCTCACACTGCCCTACTCCACCGCCCCAGCCGCCAGTTCACCCAGCGCCTCCACACCCCAAGGCGCGCATGCGACCACCATGCGACCACCACCCCGCACAACACGAAGAAGGCCGCCTTCTCATCTCTGGAAAAACGGCATCCGACCTGCGAAAACGCTGGTCGGGACGACAGGATTTGAACCTGCGACCCCTTGA
- a CDS encoding flavin reductase family protein, whose product MHVFTASSFAALSLDPPLVLVCLDQGADCFAAFIAAEQFVVNIVTPAHEKLAKKFATKGADKFAHGTFESDEGGYPAPPDAAAVIRCELEQAVPGGDHVILIGRVHDAQIGSGEPVTWHKGDFLRLGESAT is encoded by the coding sequence TTGCACGTATTCACCGCGAGCTCCTTCGCGGCGTTGTCGCTGGATCCGCCACTTGTTCTCGTGTGTCTGGACCAGGGAGCGGACTGCTTCGCTGCTTTCATAGCGGCTGAGCAGTTCGTCGTGAACATCGTTACGCCCGCACATGAGAAGTTGGCGAAGAAGTTCGCCACGAAGGGCGCGGACAAGTTCGCCCACGGAACCTTCGAGTCTGACGAGGGCGGCTACCCGGCCCCGCCCGACGCAGCAGCGGTCATCCGCTGCGAGCTGGAGCAGGCTGTGCCCGGCGGAGATCACGTAATTCTTATCGGCCGGGTCCACGACGCACAGATAGGCAGCGGCGAGCCGGTGACATGGCACAAGGGCGACTTCCTCCGCCTTGGGGAGAGTGCTACATGA
- a CDS encoding VOC family protein, with product MKYTGQCDPPLGPVNDPVKIGNVLRPVADVDAAMRFYIETFGLAMKFVDGDRYAALDAGGTTLALAGPTEDVTGGMPAASFKVPNVNSALGALVQGGGAIVRELEQGAHEVRAVARDPWGNTVVIYGPR from the coding sequence ATGAAGTACACCGGGCAGTGCGACCCTCCGCTCGGTCCGGTGAATGATCCCGTGAAGATCGGGAACGTGCTGCGCCCGGTAGCCGACGTCGACGCCGCTATGCGCTTCTACATCGAAACGTTCGGACTCGCTATGAAGTTCGTTGATGGCGACCGCTACGCCGCACTCGACGCTGGCGGCACAACCTTGGCCCTGGCCGGCCCGACCGAGGACGTTACGGGCGGCATGCCCGCCGCATCATTCAAGGTTCCCAATGTGAACTCCGCGCTCGGCGCCCTCGTCCAGGGCGGCGGGGCCATTGTTCGAGAACTGGAGCAGGGCGCTCACGAGGTTCGGGCCGTGGCTCGAGACCC